The Anabaena sp. PCC 7108 region AAAGAAAAAGTAGAGTTTGTTGGTAGTGTTCTTTTTATTCCTTGTTTCTTTGTAGACATGGGATTATTAATTGATATACCTGCATTTATCAAAACTCTTAGTTCAATTGGTCTGACTGCGGCAATTGTAGTGGCGCTGATTAGCAGTAAATTTGTTGCGGCATTTCTAGCAAAAATATTTTATCGCTATAACAATTCAGAGATGCTGACAATGTGGTCATTATCGCTACCCCAGGTAGCAGCCACACTAGCAGCAACATTAGTTGCCTATCAATCCCTAAATCCTGCTGGTGAGAGACTAATCAGTGAGGATGTCTTAAACAGTGTCATTGTCTTGATGTTGGTTACTGCCATCATGGGTCCAATAGTTACAGCCAGGGTGGCTAGGTTTTTACAAGTCACCCCAGCTGCGGACTGGAAAACAGACAGTCTATCGGTGTGGTGGGAATCTCAGGAGGCGGTGATTGAGCAACCAGAGAAAGCAGACAACCGTTTGCAGCAAGATTACCCGCCATTCATTGTCGTGGTTCCCATTTATAACCCGCTCACGCAACGCTATTTACTGGAAATGGCAGCACTGCTGGCGCGCCATGAATCTGGACAGATTATGCCTTTAGCCATTACTCAAGCCCATGTGAATATGGATGATCCGACATTAGTAACGGCACTAGAAAAAAGTCAGGAAAGATTGAGGTTGGCTTTAAAAATCAGTCAAGAATTTGACGTACAAGCATCACCTACAATTCGGATTGATGATGATGTGGCTTTGGGGATTAGTCACGCTAGTCGGGAACACAATGCTAGTTTAGTGGTGATGGGTTGGGGAAATACCAGAAATTTCCGCGCTCGTTTATTCGGTAGTCTCATTGATAAGGTTTTCTGGTCTTCTCACTGTCCGGTAGCAGTAACACGCCTGTTAAAAAGTCCTACAGAAATCAAGCGAATTCTTGTCCCCGTTGGTGACTTAACGAGGGCGACTATCGGTACTGTGAGGTTTGCCCAAATTTTAGCTGATGCCAATCAAGCTGAAGTTGTGCTTCTGCACATAAGCCAACGCCTCATACCTGCTCATCAGGTCACACATTTTACCTCTCAATTGTCTGATATTGCTAATCAAAGCAAGTTACAAGTAAATACAAATATCCTCACAATTGTTGGTGATGATATTCCTAAAATCATTATTGAGCAATCTGAGGGATTTGACTTAGTGGTTTTGCGTTCTGTGCGCTATCGTACTGCTGGGGGATTAGCAGTTAGTGAAGTGACAACTCAGGTAATTAATAACTTGAAATGTTCGATTGTGATGCTAGGACAGCCTCAATAATGCCCATAATTTCAGGTTTTATAACTCTTTAGGGACTTCCAAATCAAAACAAAGGAGATAAGTAGGTGAACGGAAAAAAACCGTAGACGCGCAGCGGCTTCTCGAAGAGTACTATGTAACGAAAAGTAAAATCTCCCAAAACCTCTTCTCTGTTCCCTGTTAAGAGTTCCCTGTTCCCTTGTCATAACGACAATTTTTAACGCCAACCTACTTAAATCATTTCCCAAGTACACAAATCCCCAATAGTACCTGCAACTACAACAGCAGCAGCGAAATTATTTGCCGGTGCTAATTCTTTTAAACTCCAATTTCCTGATACAAGCAATTTTGCAGGTTCTGTAGGTGTCAAAAATATCTCAATTTGCTCTAACTGAACTAAACCATCACCGGTTGCTTTTAAATAAGCTTCTTTGCAAGTCCAGTAACGGAAAAATATCTGTTGCTGTTGATCTAAAGGTAGGGATTTAACTACTTCATATTCTTTGGGTAAAAAGAAGCGTTTGGCAAGATTTTCTAAATCTGACATAGAGCGAATATATTCTAAATCTACACCTATTGTCCGCGTATAACTTACCCCACACAGAGCTAAATTTTGAGAGTGAGACAAGTTAAAAAATAGCTTTCTTTCGGCAAATTTAGCTGCTAATAAAGGTTTTCCCCGTGGTTGATATTCAAATTCTACTTGTGAAGGCTCAATATTTAAATAACGACCTAAAATAGATCGTAAACTACTCCTTCCAGCAATGAAACGCTGACGATGTTCTGGAAAATAAAACCTTTCAGCACGAGCAATTTCATCACTAGAAAGGTTTTTCTGGAAAGATTGTATCTGTGATTCTGGCTGTTTTAAATCTATTTTCCAGATATGTACATGATCCGATGACAAAGTTAAATCTGTGGGTGCAGGTAGCCAGATATAATTAGAATCATTCACAAGCAATTCAAAATTGAAGAAGAGACAGAGGGAAACTGAGAGGATGTTTTAAAAGTTTTTAATGTATAAATAAACCCCTCTCCAAACCTCTCCCCGACGCGGGGAGAGGCTTTGAAACCCCCATTCCCTGGTAGGGAAGGGGGGCTGGGGGGTTAGGTTCTTGGAAATTATTGGTTTCATCTAATACTTTTCAAACAACCTCTGAGACGTGGGGAAAGGTGATGCTGTTTTCTGGATAAATTATCTGATCAGGGAAATTTTTTCAACTTGCTCAGTGCGCTTTGCTTCTATCCATTCTAAAATGCGATTCCAAGCCCACCATTGGTCAGGATCTTGGGCTTGGTGCTGACATTTTTTGCTACTCACATAACCAACATGACCTCCATAAGATGTGAGTAATAAATCTATGGCTGAATTTTTGGAACTGGCAACTTTTAAATCGGTAACAATGTCGGGATGAAATAATGGGTCATCAGCAGCATAAAGAATTAAGGTTGGTTTTGATAACTGAGGTAATAGATTTAAAGCGCTGCTGGCTTCATAATAGTCTTCTACAGACGAAAAACCCAAACGTTCAATTACTAGTTCTTCGTCAAATCCCCAAATGCTGTTAGCTCGTTCAATTGCTTCTGCTTCTAAACTACCAGGGTGAGCAGCGTGTATTTTCCATGCCAGTTTTTTTAATTCCCTAGCAATGCGTGGTTCTACGTATTTACCAAAAGGAGTTGTGACTAAATACGTGAGCGATCGCAATGAATCCAAACTTGGACAAATCACCGCCCCCCCAGCAATGTCACTCTCTTTAATTCCTAAATCCCCTGCTCTAGTCAAATCTACAGCCGCTTTCACCCCCCACAGCGCCAATTGTCCTCCTAAAGAATACCCTGTAAACCAAAACTTTTTTGGGCATCCCATCGCCGCCGCTGCCGCCGCAATATGGACAAAATCTTCACCTTCATACAAACCATCGGAAGTTAAAGTTGGAGATAATTCTGCGGTTTTACCATGCGCTCGCCAATCAAATAAAACTACAGCGTATCCTTGCGCGTATGCTTTACGTCCCAACAGCCGCAAAAACCATTGTTGATTTAACTCTCCGGTAATGCCATAAGTGCCAACAATTGTGCTATGGGCATTTTTGGGAATAGCAACCCATCCAAAAATTGGCACACCTTGCCCACCACTAAAGATGACTTGCTGATAAAGTGGCTCTGGATCTATAGTTGTACTTTGCCAATGACGGCTTCCCCACAAAGCAGTGTAGGCAGTCATGGCTACACCATTTTGCAGAAAATAAGGTGGATTGTAGGTAGAGTTACAAATCATATAAAAATTTCATCTAATTTGATCTTGATTTCTAGGTCTTTTAATCTTAATATTTATGTTAGATTTTAAATCTTTTTCATAATTGTAATCACAATTTTTGTATATCTCAAAGGTTCTTAATTTATCCTTAAATAAGTAGTCATAATTTTTTAAGAATGCCGAGGATTCTTGTCATAGACGATGACCCAGCGATTTCAGAACTCGTTGCTGTCAACTTAGAAATGGCTGGCTACGATGTTAGTCAAGCTGAAGACGGCATTAAAGGTCAGGCACTGGCTCTCCAGCTGCAACCAGACTTGATCATGCTTGATCTCATGTTACCCAGAGTAGATGGATTTACCATTTGCCAACGCCTACGTCGGGATGACCGCACCGCTGAAATTCCCGTCTTAATGCTGACGGCTTTGAGCCAAACTCAATATAAGGTTGAGGGTTTCAATGCGGGTGCAGATGACTACTTGACTAAGCCTTTTGAAGTTGAAGAAATGCTGGCACGAGTACGGGCTTTGTTGCGGCGTACTGACCGCATTCCCCAAGCTGCAAAGCATAGTGAAATTCTCAGCTATGGAACTCTTACCCTAGTTCCAGAAAGGTTTGAGGCTATCTGGTTTAATGAAACTGTGAAACTGACTCACTTGGAATTTGAGTTACTTCACTGCTTGCTTCAACGTCATGGCCAGACGGTTTCTCCCAGTGAAATTTTGCGAGAAGTTTGGGGTTATGATCCTGACGATGATATCGAAACAATTCGGGTGCATATTCGCCACTTGAGGACTAAGCTCGAACCAGATCCTCGTCATCCCCACTATATCAAGACAGTATATGGTGCGGGATACTGTTTAGAGTTACCCAGTGTGCCTCCCTCTTCTGAGAGTACTGCCGCTACAGTAGTTGAGTAAATTAGCGCTACATAGTGCTTTGATGTGATAAATTGGCACTCTATTCTGAAGTAATTCAGGGAGTGCCAATTTAATTAAGTAGTTGTGCAAAATAAATTGTACATTTAGGAGAGGGAACAGGGAACAGGGAACAGATAAGCACTATAGGGATTTTTATTTGTTCCGAAAATATTCAATTAATTTTGCTCAGGTACTTACAGTAGTAAGTTGAATACTTATCATTTAGACTGACGCGGAGACGCGGGGACGCGGGGAGACGCGGGGACGCGGGGACGGGGAGACACGGGGACACGGAGACGCGGGGACGCGGAGAATTTTTTTTGATAAGTGATTAGGCGGACATAATATCAATTAGTTCTTGACAGACTAGTAGGTTTTGCTGAAAAAGTTGGATGAAAGGGAACAGAAAGACTTTAAGAACAAGATTGTTGCCAAGTTTGTTTTTTCTCAACGGTTTGCTGTTCCCCAGGAGGAACTGTACGCTCATCCATAAAGTAAATATCTAAGTTTTTTAAATGTTGATTACCCGTGTGTTGAGTATTCCAATGACGACATAGATACTCACCATAAAAAGGATAAAGCTTTTTACCAATTGCTCGATTGAGATTAATAAAATAAGTGCGCCATTGCATATTATGGTAAATAGCACTTCTCACACCCAGACTAGGTTTATCCCAATTTACAGGATTCCCATTTCTAAAAATATCAACTTCGCTGCCATCTTCAAGTCGTCCAGGAATTATATGCCAACCATCATCTCTGGGAGGACTTGGGGCAAAAATACTCCATGATTGATCAAGACGTGTAACCCTACCAATAAATGCAGTTTGTTCCCAAATTTTTCGTTTGAATGAATCGGGAGAATAACTACTAAAGTTCCAAATTAAAGTGTAGATTAGTAAGACCACAGCTAGAATATTCAAAAAGCGTGATTTACGAACTTCTAGAGGACGAAATTTCAAAGGTTTAGTAAAATTGCCAGCGAATTTGCGGTTAGTTGCGATCGCTTCATAAAATTTTGTTCCTCCTGCCATGACTGGTTTCCAACTCAAAAATGGTACTAGAAACCTAAATATTGGCGAAAGACTAACTACATAAATAATTCCTTTAAATTTGAAGTATCGGTTGCCTTGATAATCTTCAATTACCCAGGAATTATGGGTTTGCATATCCGCACAAATATCTGGATATTCCTGTGCCATTAATAACGGAGTTCCTGGTAAAATCAACAAAGTCCGTAATATATGTACAACTTTTTTACAGAAACCACAATCAGCATCAAAGTAAATAGTTAAACCTTGACGTGCTGGATTTTGGATGCGCTTTTCCAGTACATTCCAAAAAGAACTGGGGAGGAATGCTAACCAACTAAAAATACTCAAAAATGGGAAAATACCGATATTCAAAGTTAAGGCAAATCCGGCATGAAGTCCAATAAAAGTGATAATGGCACACATCCGTAAAAGGTCGTTACGGAAAGGAATAAATATCACCAAAGGACCAATCCATTCCAACACCAAAGTAATTTGTGTAAATACTTTTAAAATAGGTTGAAAATTTAGGAGAAAATGACCAAAAGGAGTGACGTATTGATCAAAACTCAAAGCATAATAAACGGCACTTCCATCAATCCAGACTGGGCTTTTCGTCTTAAATGCGGCTGAGAAAATATAGATAAAGCACTGTTGACACATCAAGGCCAAAGTAGCACCAGAAAACACTCGTTCTGGTAACTGACGATGAGAAGTGTTGAACGCACTATCCAGCGAATAGCAAGCTCCCCAAGGCAGGAACATAGCCCAAAACATGAGAGCGCGAAGGACATCATCTGCGGCAAAAATCAGGGCTGGATTGCGATTGTGGAGAGAAATCAGCAATACCCAAGAAGCGATAGTTGCCACTCTAGTGCGATAACCCACTAACATGAGAATTGCGAAGAATGCTGCGATCGCAAATAATAGTATCTGAAAAATTGGTTCTCCACTAATCGTATGTAAAGACCAATATCCAGATTTGGCAATTTCAGCCAATATAGACCGAGGAAGCACCCCTAAATCAGAATAGTGGGCGGTGAGATCCCCAAAACGTGTGCATAAATCAGTGAGAATAATTAAAGATATGCCAATTCTGAAAGCTGCAAGCGATCGCAAATCTAATCCTAAGACAGTTTCTAGATTTTTTCCCAAAAAAGTTTTTGATGTTTGTTTGTGAATAGTCATAATTTTTTTTTAATCAACCGCGAAGGCGCGAAGGACACGAAGGAAGAAGGAAAATAAGTTTTTTTATTAGGAATAAAGATAGTAGGATTTTACTCTCTGCGTTTGGATCATGAGCATAATTTATCGTTGCAGTAGCTTTTTCATCCCTCTAACTATCCATCTTTTAGCTACCTCAAGTTTATGTTTGAGAGTTGGTAAACGTTGAATATAAACTCCTGTGCGAATAATTCCCGCTAGATTACCATGTAGGGTAATACCAAAGCTATAAACTACAGCATTCTTAATACCCAGGGTTAGCATTTCTCCTAAGTGCAAATAACTAAATGACTTTAATTTACGTCCTG contains the following coding sequences:
- a CDS encoding cation:proton antiporter, whose protein sequence is MPVNFLTEPLISFTILLLAIFLVPPLFERLKLPGLVGLLLAGVILGPNGLHLLNSKSETIKLLSDIGKVYLMFVAGLEIDIEQFRQTKNRSMGFGFLTFLAPLIAGIITGRLFNFSWNSSVLIGSLLASHTLLAYPIISRLGVIGNEAVTVTIGATIFTDTGALLLLAICVGIHGGDFTAFKLFTLLGGLAIYSVVILFGFNRVGKEFFRRTGEEEGNQFLFILLALFLASVGAQVIGVEKIVGAFLAGLAVNGVLGNSPVKEKVEFVGSVLFIPCFFVDMGLLIDIPAFIKTLSSIGLTAAIVVALISSKFVAAFLAKIFYRYNNSEMLTMWSLSLPQVAATLAATLVAYQSLNPAGERLISEDVLNSVIVLMLVTAIMGPIVTARVARFLQVTPAADWKTDSLSVWWESQEAVIEQPEKADNRLQQDYPPFIVVVPIYNPLTQRYLLEMAALLARHESGQIMPLAITQAHVNMDDPTLVTALEKSQERLRLALKISQEFDVQASPTIRIDDDVALGISHASREHNASLVVMGWGNTRNFRARLFGSLIDKVFWSSHCPVAVTRLLKSPTEIKRILVPVGDLTRATIGTVRFAQILADANQAEVVLLHISQRLIPAHQVTHFTSQLSDIANQSKLQVNTNILTIVGDDIPKIIIEQSEGFDLVVLRSVRYRTAGGLAVSEVTTQVINNLKCSIVMLGQPQ
- a CDS encoding HTTM domain-containing protein; the protein is MTIHKQTSKTFLGKNLETVLGLDLRSLAAFRIGISLIILTDLCTRFGDLTAHYSDLGVLPRSILAEIAKSGYWSLHTISGEPIFQILLFAIAAFFAILMLVGYRTRVATIASWVLLISLHNRNPALIFAADDVLRALMFWAMFLPWGACYSLDSAFNTSHRQLPERVFSGATLALMCQQCFIYIFSAAFKTKSPVWIDGSAVYYALSFDQYVTPFGHFLLNFQPILKVFTQITLVLEWIGPLVIFIPFRNDLLRMCAIITFIGLHAGFALTLNIGIFPFLSIFSWLAFLPSSFWNVLEKRIQNPARQGLTIYFDADCGFCKKVVHILRTLLILPGTPLLMAQEYPDICADMQTHNSWVIEDYQGNRYFKFKGIIYVVSLSPIFRFLVPFLSWKPVMAGGTKFYEAIATNRKFAGNFTKPLKFRPLEVRKSRFLNILAVVLLIYTLIWNFSSYSPDSFKRKIWEQTAFIGRVTRLDQSWSIFAPSPPRDDGWHIIPGRLEDGSEVDIFRNGNPVNWDKPSLGVRSAIYHNMQWRTYFINLNRAIGKKLYPFYGEYLCRHWNTQHTGNQHLKNLDIYFMDERTVPPGEQQTVEKKQTWQQSCS
- a CDS encoding YheT family hydrolase, which translates into the protein MICNSTYNPPYFLQNGVAMTAYTALWGSRHWQSTTIDPEPLYQQVIFSGGQGVPIFGWVAIPKNAHSTIVGTYGITGELNQQWFLRLLGRKAYAQGYAVVLFDWRAHGKTAELSPTLTSDGLYEGEDFVHIAAAAAAMGCPKKFWFTGYSLGGQLALWGVKAAVDLTRAGDLGIKESDIAGGAVICPSLDSLRSLTYLVTTPFGKYVEPRIARELKKLAWKIHAAHPGSLEAEAIERANSIWGFDEELVIERLGFSSVEDYYEASSALNLLPQLSKPTLILYAADDPLFHPDIVTDLKVASSKNSAIDLLLTSYGGHVGYVSSKKCQHQAQDPDQWWAWNRILEWIEAKRTEQVEKISLIR
- the hetI gene encoding 4'-phosphopantetheinyl transferase HetI, translating into MNDSNYIWLPAPTDLTLSSDHVHIWKIDLKQPESQIQSFQKNLSSDEIARAERFYFPEHRQRFIAGRSSLRSILGRYLNIEPSQVEFEYQPRGKPLLAAKFAERKLFFNLSHSQNLALCGVSYTRTIGVDLEYIRSMSDLENLAKRFFLPKEYEVVKSLPLDQQQQIFFRYWTCKEAYLKATGDGLVQLEQIEIFLTPTEPAKLLVSGNWSLKELAPANNFAAAVVVAGTIGDLCTWEMI
- a CDS encoding response regulator transcription factor, with protein sequence MPRILVIDDDPAISELVAVNLEMAGYDVSQAEDGIKGQALALQLQPDLIMLDLMLPRVDGFTICQRLRRDDRTAEIPVLMLTALSQTQYKVEGFNAGADDYLTKPFEVEEMLARVRALLRRTDRIPQAAKHSEILSYGTLTLVPERFEAIWFNETVKLTHLEFELLHCLLQRHGQTVSPSEILREVWGYDPDDDIETIRVHIRHLRTKLEPDPRHPHYIKTVYGAGYCLELPSVPPSSESTAATVVE